The following coding sequences are from one Salvia hispanica cultivar TCC Black 2014 chromosome 3, UniMelb_Shisp_WGS_1.0, whole genome shotgun sequence window:
- the LOC125214486 gene encoding decapping 5-like protein, protein MSKEPSSNANNATSQPSPSSAGDSFIGSFISVMSKSEIRYEGILYFLNPQDSTFGLKDVRTFGTEGRRNDGKEVPPSDKVFEYILFRGSDIKDVKVITNPLVQKQEKVHNDPAIIESNYHIPPYSSSHSVSPVPGYSTESKFYSESSGLNARSHLNMLPSNPSGSQMGWGSSQSTHSGSSSYDIPTGPTQWQGYHAAPGGTSIAQQHPLSSAPMTHLLQNPASTAMAMTNMPDFVPSGYQLAASSSSCLNSSPNSTSEQLLPSMLHSNSLSSEQSQPLYNSTTINSRGLTQPLPLAYQNTGSIEAQAANKVVPNHASSLPAQFLPYSASSGMGQISNSFLGAPNPSQPRLSEYSMSNNLYAEPNDVTGTSSNSPNFLSSAAGPAVHPPLLPLPPTAQKLQSPLQFTEEFDFEAMNEKFKKDEVWGYLGKANQRENIDGMQSAIKSQEFGDDKLDLISKSDPKPAYSKDDFFDTISCNSLGWGTRDGQNQLSERVKLNSETFGYFERRSQFGYGGQRSGHGQHRGPYNWGRGYNYGYRGHGRYT, encoded by the exons ATGTCGAAAGAACCTTCTAGTAACGCCAACAATGCGACGTCGCAGCCCTCTCCATCGTCGGCGGGGGATTCCTTCATCGGAAGCTTCATCAGCGTCATGTCCAAATCCGAGATTCGCTACGAGGGGATTCTATACTTCCTAAATCCTCAGGATTCCACATTCGGCCTCAAAGATG TGAGAACATTTGGCACGGAGGGGAGAAGGAATGACGGGAAAGAAGTTCCACCAAGCGACAAAGTCTTTGAATACATTCTGTTTCGTGGGAGTGACATTAAA GATGTAAAAGTAATAACTAACCCACTAGTCCAAAAGCAGGAGAAAGTTCACAACGATCCTGCAATTATAGAG TCAAACTATCATATTCCACCATATAGTTCATCACATTCGGTCTCACCTGTCCCTGGATATTCGACGGAATCCAAGTTCTACAGCGAATCATCTGGATTGAATGCGAGATCCCACTTAAACATGTTGCCTTCCAATCCTTCTGGAAGTCAGATGGGATGGGGCTCTTCTCAGTCAACCCATAGCGGTTCATCTTCTTATGACATACCAACAGGTCCAACACAATGGCAGGGATATCATGCCGCACCAGGGGGCACTAGTATTGCTCAACAACATCCCTTGTCATCAGCTCCCATGACGCATCTCTTACAGAACCCAGCATCTACAGCCATGGCAATGACAAATATGCCAGATTTTGTTCCTTCCGGGTATCAACTTGCAGCTTCCAGTTCTAGTTGCTTAAATTCGTCACCGAATTCTACTTCTGAGCAACTGCTTCCATCCATGCTGCACAGTAATTCACTTTCTTCAGAGCAATCTCAGCCCTTATATAATTCCACAACAATAAACTCAAGGGGGTTGACCCAACCTTTGCCATTAGCCTATCAGAACACAGGCAGCATTGAAGCTCAAGCTGCTAACAAAGTTGTTCCTAATCATGCATCATCCCTCCCTGCCCAGTTCTTACCATATTCAGCATCTTCTGGTATGGGCCAAATATCAAACTCTTTTCTTGGAGCTCCTAACCCATCTCAGCCCAGACTATCTGAATATTCTATGTCAAACAATTTATATGCTGAACCGAATGATGTAACTGGTACTAGTTCAAATTCCCCAAATTTCTTGTCATCAGCTGCTGGCCCAGCAGTTCATCCACCTCTTTTGCCACTTCCACCAACTGCACAAAAG TTGCAATCCCCTCTCCAGTTTACCgaagaatttgattttgaagcaATGAACGAGAAGTTTAAGAAAGATGAAGTATGGGGTTATCTTGGAAAAGCAAACCAAAGAGAGAATATAGATGGGATGCAAAGTGCAATCAAAAGCCAAGAATTTGGGGATGATAAACTTGACTTGATATCGAAGAGTGATCCCAAG CCTGCATACAGCAAGGATGACTTTTTTGATACAATTTCTTGTAATTCTCTTGGATGGGGAACTAGGGATGGGCAGAATCAATTATCTGAGAGAGTTAAACTAAACTCTGAG ACATTTGGCTATTTTGAAAGAAGATCTCAGTTTGGTTATGGTGGGCAGAGAAGTGGACATGGTCAGCATCGTGGCCCATACAACTGGGGAAGAGGATATAACTATGGTTATAGAGGTCATGGCCGTTACACGTAA
- the LOC125214487 gene encoding protein MODIFYING WALL LIGNIN-2-like, with protein sequence MFMQILNRYTFSSIALVSFVLCLAAELKKTKKDDLVFNGKLCYLPRSSSFELGITGLICLSITQVAGSLFIYREFSPGAKFTVTRSLLVLSWIGFGVAVVLLSAASSMNQSQDFGEGWLDGECYLVKDGVYIGSAILTLLALGSTLGSGIIAVRKNKAEETQGSLVHAKVDK encoded by the exons ATGTTTATGCAGATTCTAAACCGATACACCTTCTCCTCCATCGCCCTCGTCTCCTTCGTCTTGTGCCTCGCCGCAGAACTCAAGAAAACTAAG AAAGATGATCTCGTATTCAATGGAAAGTTGTGTTACTTGCCTAGAAGTTCGTCTTTCGAGCTTGGAATCACAGGCTTAATCTGTCTTAGTATCACCCAAGTCGCCGGAAGTTTATTCATTTACAGAGAATTCAGCCCGGGGGCTAAATTTACAGTCACGCGCAGTTTGCTCGTTTTATCCTG GATTGGCTTTGGAGTTGCAGTGGTATTACTAAGTGCAGCAAGTAGCATGAACCAGAGTCAAGACTTCGGAGAAGGATGGTTAGATGGAGAGTGTTACCTAGTTAAAGATGGAGTCTATATTGGTTCAGCCATACTTACCTTGCTGGCGCTCGGCTCAACCCTTGGCTCTGGTATCATAGCCGTAAGGAAAAACAAAGCTGAAGAGACACAAGGCTCCTTAGTTCATGCAAAAGTTGATAAATGA
- the LOC125211363 gene encoding long-chain-alcohol oxidase FAO4A — translation MKKKSPFSAGQMEALTALCDTFLPPIPSPLHDDSITQFFQTSASLSSTHQNVAVLMCEKIKHPKIYLCKIALWLLSTWIGTFLLCGRKSLSPHFPYFKRFSLLSCENRESIVLSWSQSNLFLLRLLYTASKTFILLLFFSQVNEKQENVSWKAIGYSRPDFAATEREKGDNERERSKLEPPLSRGVVELGRSKEAAVHALRKLGFVVSSTSPSLVIRCDVVVVGSGAGGGVVAGVLAKAGYKVLVLEKGGYVPRNEFSLLEGEAMDEMYLSHGVLATENMDVLILAGSTVGGGTTINWSAAIRTPPHVRKEWSENHGLELFSSKVYDRALDVVSERMGVQSEFDEEGFNNMVLRKGCTNLGYNVETIPRNSAPDHNCGSCCLGCRDGKKKGVNETWLVDLIESGNGAVLPGCEATRVVIGTGRASGVAFTFGSGETGVVEARATIVACGAIRTPPLLKRSGLRNPSIGRNLHLHPVVMGWGYFPEAASWPLPDKRSHKGPIMTAMTKFVIPDHDGRAGPGPGYEVLIQTPALHPGMFSALTPWCSGEDIKARLMKFSRTVHIFALARDRGSGEVKSPDHISYEMEARDEENLRRGLGRVLRILVAAGAEEVGTQNRRGRVLRVAEAGGEEVERFVAEEAGRGLGRLESPVCSAHQMGSCRMGVDPRGSAVGPTGMTWEVEGLYVADSSVFPTALGVNPMLTVQAIAYCTAQSILQALA, via the exons atgaagaaaaaatccCCATTTTCAGCTGGCCAAATGGAGGCCTTGACTGCTCTCTGCGACACCTTCTTACCCCCCATACCTTCCCCTCTTCACGATGATTCAATCACTCAATTCTTCCAAACATCAGCTTCCCTCTCTTCAACTCACCAAAAT GTGGCTGTGTTGATGTGTGAGAAGATCAAACACCCCAAGATTTATCTCTGTAAAATTGCGCTGTGGTTGCTGTCAACATGGATTGGAACCTTCTTGTTGTGTGGGAGGAAAAGCTTGTCTCCTCATTTCCCTTATTTCAAGAGGTTTTCACTCCTTTCTTGTGAAAACAGAGAGAGCATTGTGCTGTCATGGTCTCAGAGCAACTTGTTTCTCTTGAGACTCCTCTACACTGCCTCCAAAACCTtcatcctcctcctcttcttctctcaG GTGAATGAGAAACAAGAGAATGTTTCTTGGAAAGCAATAGGCTATAGCCGGCCGGATTTCGCAGCCACGGAGCGCGAGAAAGGCGACAACGAGAGGGAGAGGTCGAAGCTTGAACCGCCCTTAAGCCGGGGTGTTGTTGAGTTGGGTCGATCAAAGGAGGCAGCGGTTCACGCTCTGCGGAAATTGGGCTTCGTGGTGTCGAGCACGAGCCCGTCGCTCGTTATCAGGTGTGACGTGGTGGTGGTTGGCTCGGGCGCAGGAGGGGGAGTCGTGGCCGGAGTTCTTGCGAAAGCCGGCTACAAGGTGCTTGTGCTAGAAAAAGGGGGCTATGTGCCGAGAAATGAATTCTCACTGCTTGAAGGGGAAGCCATGGATGAAATGTACCTAAGCCATGGGGTGTTGGCGACCGAGAACATGGACGTTCTCATCCTCGCCGGCTCGACCGTGGGCGGTGGCACGACGATAAACTGGTCGGCCGCGATCCGGACCCCACCGCATGTTCGAAAAGAGTGGAGTGAGAACCATGGGCTAGAGCTTTTTAGTAGCAAGGTTTATGATAGGGCATTGGATGTGGTGAGTGAGAGAATGGGAGTTCAATCAGAGTTTGATGAGGAAGGGTTCAACAACATGGTGTTGAGAAAAGGGTGCACCAACTTAGGCTACAACGTGGAGACCATCCCCCGAAACTCGGCACCGGACCACAACTGCGGCTCGTGCTGCCTCGGCTGCCGCGACGGAAAGAAGAAGGGCGTGAACGAGACGTGGCTCGTCGATCTAATCGAGTCGGGCAACGGCGCGGTCCTCCCGGGGTGTGAGGCCACGCGGGTTGTGATCGGGACGGGACGCGCGTCAGGGGTAGCGTTCACGTTCGGGTCCGGGGAGACGGGCGTCGTCGAGGCGCGGGCGACGATCGTCGCCTGCGGCGCGATACGCACGCCGCCGTTGTTAAAGAGGAGCGGGTTGAGGAATCCGAGCATCGGGAGGAACCTCCACCTCCATCCAGTGGTGATGGGGTGGGGGTATTTTCCGGAGGCGGCCTCTTGGCCGCTTCCGGACAAGAGGAGCCACAAGGGGCCCATCATGACAGCAATGACAAAATTTGTCATTCCTGATCATGATGGCAGGGCAGGGCCGGGGCCAGGGTATGAGGTGCTCATACAGACCCCGGCCCTGCACCCGGGGATGTTCTCGGCCCTAACGCCGTGGTGTTCGGGCGAGGACATCAAGGCGAGGCTGATGAAGTTTTCGCGGACGGTTCATATATTCGCGCTAGCGAGGGACCGAGGGTCGGGAGAGGTGAAGTCTCCCGACCACATAAGCTACGAGATGGAGGCCCGCGACGAGGAGAATCTGCGGCGGGGGCTGGGGAGGGTGCTGAGGATACTGGTGGCGGCGGGGGCGGAGGAGGTGGGGACGCAGAACAGGAGGGGGAGGGTGCTGAGGGTGGCGGAGGCGGGCGGGGAGGAGGTGGAGAGGTTCGTGGCGGAGGAGGCCGGGAGGGGGCTGGGGAGGCTGGAGAGCCCGGTGTGCTCGGCGCATCAGATGGGGAGCTGCAGAATGGGGGTGGACCCCAGGGGATCGGCGGTGGGGCCCACGGGGATGACGTGGGAGGTGGAGGGGCTCTACGTGGCGGACTCGAGCGTGTTTCCCACGGCGCTGGGGGTGAATCCCATGCTCACGGTGCAGGCGATTGCTTACTGCACCGCGCAGTCGATTCTTCAAGCTCTTGCATGA
- the LOC125211733 gene encoding uncharacterized protein LOC125211733: MNPAKTLARIPAPPSLTPTNIKWNDVAFPFCRKLPVFVPTRSARLIPNSVRTVASDFTPAGVSQNPEREKSDGLEENIEKVIYGCRFFAILAVGGSLIGSFLCFIKGCVYVVSSFQDYLLDRGRVISSLVEATDVYLLGTVMLVFGMGLYELFISNLDKAKSTPDGSSTYRSNLFGLFTLKERPRWLEIKTVNELKTKLGHVIVMLLLIGFFDKSKRAVIQSPLDLLCFSASVLLCSGCLFLLSKLNH, encoded by the exons ATGAATCCCGCCAAAACCTTAGCCAGAATCCCCGCGCCGCCAAGTCTAACCCCGACCAATATTAAATGGAACGACGTCGCTTTTCCATTTTGTCGCAAACTCCCTGTTTTTGTGCCGACGAGATCGGCGCGCCTGATTCCTAACTCAGTTCGCACCGTTGCGTCGGATTTTACTCCCGCTGGAGTTTCTCAGAATCCAGAGCGAGAGAAATCGGATGGATTAGAAGAGAATATAGAGAAG GTTATCTACGGATGCCGGTTCTTCGCAATCCTCGCGGTTGGGGGATCGCTTATCGGATCGTTTCTTTGTTTTATCAAG GGTTGTGTTTATGTTGTATCGTCGTTTCAAGACTATCTATTGGACCGTGGGAGAGTGATCTCATCCCTCGTTGAGGCTACTG ATGTCTACCTTCTCGGAACTGTGATGTTGGTGTTCGGAATGGGGCTGTACGAGCTCTTCATCAGCAATCTCGACAAAGCAAAATCCACCCCAGACGGAAGCTCTACCTACAGATCGAACTTGTTTGGCTTGTTCACTCTCAAG GAGCGGCCGCGGTGGCTGGAGATAAAGACGGTGAACGAGCTGAAAACGAAACTGGGGCATGTCATAGTGATGCTACTGCTGATTGGCTTCTTCGACAAGAGTAAGAGAGCGGTGATACAATCGCCTCTCGATCTTCTTTGCTTCTCAGCTTCAGTACTCCTCTGTTCCGGTTGCCTCTTCTTGCTGTCAAAACTAAACCACTGA
- the LOC125216652 gene encoding NDR1/HIN1-like protein 12 has translation MPKRLGGPNQTTHPLIWCVSIVCAILTVLVIIGGIVVFIGYATLRPKVPQVSVERAQMDTIYFDQSNLMMLQATIVIKADNDNIRAHASFYDMAYTLSFRNQKIAILKADPFDVKPNHSLELNFVAQSHSIPLNQEEADAINLSLEQSVVDLDLRGMSRTRWKLWLIGSVKYALHLDCKLLLPINHTTIHHPPACTSRNS, from the coding sequence ATGCCAAAACGGTTAGGAGGTCCCAACCAAACCACCCACCCCTTAATCTGGTGCGTCTCCATCGTCTGCGCCATACTAACCGTGCTCGTCATCATCGGTGGCATCGTGGTCTTCATCGGGTACGCCACCCTCCGCCCCAAGGTGCCCCAAGTCAGCGTCGAACGCGCCCAAATGGACACCATCTACTTCGACCAATCCAACCTCATGATGCTCCAGGCCACCATCGTCATCAAGGCCGACAACGACAACATCCGGGCCCACGCCAGCTTCTACGACATGGCCTACACCCTCAGCTTCCGCAACCAGAAGATCGCCATTCTAAAGGCCGACCCCTTCGACGTCAAACCCAACCACTCCCTCGAGCTCAACTTCGTCGCACAGTCCCACTCCATACCGCTCAACCAAGAAGAGGCCGACGCGATTAACTTATCGTTGGAGCAGAGTGTGGTCGATCTCGACCTCAGAGGGATGTCGAGGACGAGGTGGAAGCTCTGGCTCATTGGCTCGGTTAAGTACGCGTTGCATTTGGATTGCAAACTCCTTTTGCCGATCAATCACACCACCATACATCATCCACCAGCTTGTACTTCAAGAAATAGTTGA
- the LOC125216651 gene encoding protein GAMETE EXPRESSED 1-like, whose product MDLRPCCYRLVLLLIFMLLSQTRVSSSWFFSSNEEDAHSSKKEAVYKNVASEFSLEALHDNEKGIQLIENAKNKMLAPNSCWQTAYQGVFEGCARTLADEELRSRLAWSLSDCFQRHTGRPPFPHCDPKSKMRKCLQSLDRDNHQIYLEYFLETNSICHQLQTQAFKHQTERLVNELKSTAEYAEAKLGKIEEQGEILMQNAEQVHDSIALIDVRTQKVAETSKVLEDHVNSVLRYSEVVYEQSKGIMSSQMELSEGQALMKENLAQGMELLQSSYENLGDEIVKLRNEAAEIEIEIGKVGDAMSSRMSVLQSKADDIGNMAGTSLDKQKELLDGQSIALEGLDFLTKFQSQALEESRLTLQKLAEFGHKQQEELLEKQKQLHKSHDHLVENSKLILSAQETFESKQATMFVALDKLFELHNAMLFESRVIIAFLVYSFAIFIVYMLTSIKHAYSVRHRLYLGLCATFLIEISIFWTVTTDVERQRWLIRVVRSLFALSASVQYVYAIFTYRDYEVLNHEMLMTLMEKVNSIQRSKEMVAWDADVESDMNWRSWVDTELTEDVQLLEDPDYVLPEEFDESNSSVTNSHTKSYNLRRRS is encoded by the exons ATGGATCTCCGGCCTTGTTGTTATCGCCTCGTCTTGCTCTTGATATTCATGTTGCTGTCACAAACTCGTGTATCGTCGAGCTGGTTCTTTTCATCGAACGAAGAGGATGCTCATTCAAGCAAGAAAGAGGCGGTTTACAAAAATGTGGCTTCTGAGTTCTCCTTGGAAGCACTCCATGACAACGAGAAGGGGATCCAGTTGATCGAGAACGCCAAGAACAAGATGCTCGCGCCAAATTCTTGCTGGCAGACGGCCTACCAGGGCGTGTTTGAAGGATGTGCTAGGACCCTTGCTGATGAGGAACTACGGTCTAGGCTGGCGTGGAGCCTCAGTGATTGCTTCCAGAGGCACACGGGCCGGCCCCCTTTCCCTCATTGTGATCCCAAGTCCAAAATGAGGAAGTGTTTGCAGAGTTTAGATAGAGATAATCACCAAATCTATCTTGAATACTTTCTCGAAACGAACTCCATCTGTCACCAATTGCA GACACAGGCGTTCAAGCATCAAACCGAGAGATTGGTGAACGAGCTCAAGAGCACTGCTGAGTACGCAGAGGCGAAGCTAGGAAAGATCGAAGAACAAGGGGAGATACTGATGCAGAACGCGGAGCAAGTCCATGATTCTATAGCCTTAATAGATGTCCGGACTCAGAAAGTTGCTGAGACCTCAAAAGTGTTGGAGGATCACGTGAACTCCGTGCTGAGGTACTCTGAAGTAGTCTACGAGCAGTCTAAGGGGATAATGTCGTCTCAGATGGAGTTGAGCGAGGGGCAAGCGTTAATGAAGGAGAATTTGGCACAGGGAATGGAGTTGCTTCAGAGCTCGTACGAGAATCTTGGAGACGAAATTGTCAAGTTGAGAAACGAAGCAGCTGAGATAGAGATCGAGATTGGGAAGGTTGGGGATGCAATGTCATCGAGGATGAGTGTTTTACAGAGTAAAGCAGACGATATAGGGAATATGGCCGGGACATCGTTGGATAAACAGAAAGAGCTTTTGGACGGGCAGTCTATAGCTCTCGAGGGGCTCGATTTTCTCACCAAGTTTCAGTCACAGGCCCTTGAAGAGAGCAG GTTAACGCTGCAGAAGTTGGCTGAATTCGGGCATAAGCAGCAGGAGGAACTGCTCGAGAAGCAGAAGCAACTCCATAAGTCTCATGATCATCTAGTGGAGAACTCGAAACTGATATTATCAGCTCAG GAAACATTTGAATCGAAGCAAGCAACCATGTTTGTTGCCTTGGATAAGCTCTTTGAACTGCACAATGCTATGCTGTTTGAGTCACGTGTCATCATCGCGTTCTTGGTTTACTCGTTTGCAATTTTCATCGTCTACATGCTGACCAGCATAAAGCACGCCTACAGCGTGAGGCATAGGCTGTATCTAGGCCTGTGCGCGACGTTCTTGATTGAGATAAGTATATTTTGGACCGTGACAACGGATGTTGAGCGACAAAGATGGTTGATACGCGTTGTTAGGTCACTCTTCGCGCTCTCAGCATCCGTCCAGTACGTGTATGCCATATTTACCTACAG GGATTACGAGGTGTTGAACCACGAGATGCTAATGACGTTGATGGAGAAGGTAAACAGCATTCAGCGGAGCAAGGAGATGGTGGCGTGGGATGCAGATGTCGAGAGCGATATGAATTGGCGTTCGTGGGTGGATACAGAGCTGACAGAAGATGTGCAGCTGCTGGAAGATCCCGACTACGTGCTGCCTGAGGAATTTGACGAGTCAAATTCCTCAGTCACCAATTCGCATACGAAGAGTTACAACCTTCGTAGGCGAAGTTAG